In Arachis hypogaea cultivar Tifrunner chromosome 17, arahy.Tifrunner.gnm2.J5K5, whole genome shotgun sequence, a single window of DNA contains:
- the LOC140180636 gene encoding uncharacterized protein has product MEDLVNLAIKVEKQQKAKGLHISPNPTSRCDSRGVNFREKTDHGHMRNEDIPHGDDDDIVEYIVSGDALVIRPILNVQAKDDRLKQRENIFHLKVLLGGKACDLLLGRLWQYDRRVVHDSFTNRYSFTYLGKKITLAPLSPKEVAFISLLQEFGDVFPEEMPPGLPLLCGIEHQINFVPSSSIPNRPTYRTNPEETKELQRQFEDLLAKGFMKESMSLCAVPVLLMPKKDGSWRMCVDCKAVNKITVKYRHPIPRLDELHCSIIFTKRELRSGYQQIQIKLGDEWKITFKTKYGLYEWLVMPFGLTNAPSTFMRLMNHVLKEFLGFVISSKGIEEDDEKVKAIRECPTPQNGQGKLNKRHAKWVEFLELFPYVIAYKQGKENMVADALSRRYSLITTLTSKLLGFECMKELYATDSDFASIYAAFKYGVHNKFYKHHGFLIRSNRICVPTCSIRELLILQSHSGGLLGHFGVYKTLDVLSEDFYWPHMRKDVEKFCAKRIACKQAKSKSLPSGLYTPLPVLCIHGLIFLWTLFFVGLELGEVEIAFLLW; this is encoded by the exons ATGGAAGACTTAGTGAATCTAGCTATCAAGGTGGAAAAACAGCAAAAGGCGAAGGGGCTGCATATTTCTCCCAACCCTACTTCAAGGTGTGATTCTAGAGGTGTTAATTTCAGGGAGAAGACT GACCATGGTCATATGCGGAATGAGGACATTCCACATGGGGATGATGATGATATAGTTGAGTATATTGTTAGTGGCGACGCGCTTGTTATTAGGCCGATCTTAAATGTACAAGCCAAGGACGATCGTCTAAAACAGCGTGAGAACATCTTTCATTTAAAAGTTTTGTTGGGAGGCAAG GCTTGTGATCTACTCCTAGGGCGTCTATGGCAGTATGATAGAAGGGTGGTCCATGATAGTTTCACAAACCGATACTCCTTTACTTACCTTGGGAAGAAGATTACCCTTGCACCTTTATCCCCTAAAGAAGT TGCTTTTATTTCACTTTTGCAAGAATTTGGGGATGTCTTCCCGGAGGAGATGCCTCCAGGTTTACCTCTGTTATGTGGCATTGAACATCAAATTAACTTTGTCCCTAGTTCAAGTATTCCAAACCGGCCAACTTATCGGACGAATCCTGAGGAAACAAAAGAATTGCAACGGCAATTCGAGGACCTTTTGGCTAAGGGTTTTATGAAAGAAAGCATGAGTCTTTGTGCTGTTCCGGTACTATTGATGCCCAAGAAGGATGGCTCATGGAGGATGTGTGTTGACTGTAAAGCTGTAAACAAGATTACGGTAAAGTATCGCCATCCTATTCCTAGACTTGATGAATTGCATTGTtctattatttttactaaaagagAGTTAAGGAGTGGTTATcaacaaatacaaataaaacttgGTGATGAAtggaaaataacttttaaaactaaatatGGTTTGTATGAGTGGTTAgttatgccatttggattgaCTAATGCACCTAGTACATTCATGAGATTAATGAATCATGTTTTGAAAGAATTTTTAG GTTTTGTGATAAGTTCTAAGGGGATTGAGGAAGATGACGAGAAGGTGAAGGCTATTAGAGAATGTCCCACACCTCA GAATGGCCAAGGGAAGCTAAACAAGAGACATGCAAAATGGGTTGAATTTCTTGAATTATTTCCATACGTAATCGCCTATAAGCAAGGTAAAGAGAATATGGTTGCTGATGCCTTATCTAGGAGGTATTCCTTAATAACTACCCTAACTTCTAAACTATTAGGTTTTGAGTGTATGAAGGAATTATATGCAACCGATTCTGATTTTGCCTCTATCTATGCTGCATTTAAATATGGTGTACATAACAAATTCTATAAGCACCACGGTTTTCTTATTAGAAGTAATAGGATTTGTGTGCCTACTTGTTCTATTAGGGAGCTACTTATTCTACAATCACATAGTGGGGGTTTGTTGGGTCATTTTGGTGTATATAAGACTTTGGATGTTTTATCTGAGGATTTTTATTGGCCCCACATGCGTAAAGATGTTGAAaagttttgtgctaaacgcattgCATGTAAACAAGCTAAATCTAAGTCTTTACCAAGTGGCTTGTATACTCCTTTACCTGTCCTGTGCATCCATGGGTTGATATTTCTATGGACTTTGTTCTTTGTTGGCCTAGAACTAGGAGAGGTCGAGATAGCATTTTTGTTGTGGTAG